The genomic window TCCGCGGAGTCATAAGATTCACATAAGTATTCCTGTACTAATTTTAATAATTTTAATAGGTACTCTTGCCTTCTCTTTCGCCCTTTATAAGATATCTACAAATAAGTTAACAAAAGTTAAACATTTGGAGGTATTGGAGGAGGTTAGCGAACAACAAAAAGCTCAATTAAAAGAATTGGACAAATTGAGAGAAAAGATAAAGGAGATTGAAGAGGTAGAGAAGAAATTAAAGCAGGTGTTGGGGATTAAAGGAAGTATTCCTACCCCTCAAAAAAATGTAAGTTTTGTTCCCTTGGATTTAAAAACCTATAAGGATGTAGAAACCTTTCAAAACGAGAAAAAAATTTTAGAATACAAGTTGATATTAGAGGAGAAGGAGAGATCCCTTGCCTATATTCAAAAAGAAATTGAAAGAAGAAAAGCACTCCTTGCAGTAACTCCCTCTCGATGGCCTGCATGGGGATTTATTTCTTCAGGTTTTGGATGGAGATTTCATCCTATCTTTAGAAGGAGGGAATTTCACTCAGGAATTGATATAGTTTCCTTTTGGGGAGCACCTGTTTATGCAACAGCGGATGGATTTGTTACCTATGCTGGCTGGGAGAGTGGATATGGAAAAGTAATAAAGATAAACCACGGAAGAGGAATATCTACCTTGTATGCCCATCTATCTTATATAAAGGTAAATGTTGGAAGTTATGTTAAGAAGGGACAGCTCATAGGTCTTATAGGGAGTACAGGTACTGCAACAGGACCTCATCTCCATTATGAGGTAAGAAGAAATGGTGTTGCTGTTAATCCAACACCTTATCTTAATGTAGATATAATAAAACTTGGATATTTAAAATAGGAGGTAATTATGTTTGGGAAAAAGGAGAAGGAAGTAGTTGATACTATCATAGGATCAAGGGTAGAGATTCAAGGTAAGATTATTTCTCAAGCCTCTTTAAGAATAGATGGTAAGGTTATTGGAGATATTGAGACCTCACAAAGTGTAATAATTGGAAAAGAGGGTTATGTGGAAGGAAATATTAAATGTAAAAGAATATCAAT from Dictyoglomus sp. NZ13-RE01 includes these protein-coding regions:
- a CDS encoding peptidase M23; translated protein: MKKRRRWWKRFFTLIIIPHDSSHPRSHKIHISIPVLILIILIGTLAFSFALYKISTNKLTKVKHLEVLEEVSEQQKAQLKELDKLREKIKEIEEVEKKLKQVLGIKGSIPTPQKNVSFVPLDLKTYKDVETFQNEKKILEYKLILEEKERSLAYIQKEIERRKALLAVTPSRWPAWGFISSGFGWRFHPIFRRREFHSGIDIVSFWGAPVYATADGFVTYAGWESGYGKVIKINHGRGISTLYAHLSYIKVNVGSYVKKGQLIGLIGSTGTATGPHLHYEVRRNGVAVNPTPYLNVDIIKLGYLK